GCGGGCGTCAAGGAAAGATACCTCATCAGCGACATCTTCGGCCATGTCAGGGGAGCTTTTGACGGAGCCGGCCGCGCCAGGACCGGACGCCTTGAACAGGCCAGTGACGGCACCATTCTCCTTGAGGAGATTTCCCATGTTTCCCTTGCCAACCAGGACCGTTTTCTCGAGTTTCTGAAAACCGGAAAACTCCAGAGAATTGGAGGTGCTAAGTCCGTTTCACTTGACGTCCGCCTCATCGCCACGTCGAGCACGGACCTTGGCAAAAAGGTGCGCGAAGGAGGATTCCGCGAGGAATTGCATGCGTTCATATCGGCCACCACCATCCGTGTGCCTCCCTTGAGAAGTCGAAAGGAAGATATTCCCCTTCTGGCCGAATTTTTTATGAGAGCTCTTCCAAAAGAGCTTATGAAACAGCATGTTGGAAGTATTTCCTCAGCGGCTTTCGAGAAATTGGCCGAGTATCCCTGGCCTGGAAATATCAGAGAGTTAAGGAACGTTATCGAACGCGCCATCCTGACCAGCACCGGGGAGATAATCGAGGCGACGGACATCCAGCTGCCCGAGGAGATCGGCGCTTCCAGGGCCTCCTCGGGGTACTCGGGAAAGGTCCTGAAAGATCTGGAAAAGGCCGCCGTCATGGACGCACTGACGAGAGCGAACTTCATCCAGAAGGACGCCGCGAAAATACTGGGCATCTCAAAAAGGGTAATGCACTAC
The Deltaproteobacteria bacterium DNA segment above includes these coding regions:
- a CDS encoding sigma-54-dependent Fis family transcriptional regulator, which produces MAMLLVVEDDLDFRELVAKVLSGKGYDVDEAPDGETALRLIGNTKYDVIICDVKLPGITGMDVLRETKSQSPDTDVLIMTSYGSVDSAVNSMKLGADDYLQKPFGLAELEMRVEKAIRHRMLSNEVSYLRHERDIIYRFKDIIGRSLSTKRVLEEAEHASLRDGPVLIYGEPGTGRKLIAGGIHYNSERQGGSFVRVNCAGVKERYLISDIFGHVRGAFDGAGRARTGRLEQASDGTILLEEISHVSLANQDRFLEFLKTGKLQRIGGAKSVSLDVRLIATSSTDLGKKVREGGFREELHAFISATTIRVPPLRSRKEDIPLLAEFFMRALPKELMKQHVGSISSAAFEKLAEYPWPGNIRELRNVIERAILTSTGEIIEATDIQLPEEIGASRASSGYSGKVLKDLEKAAVMDALTRANFIQKDAAKILGISKRVMHYKIQQFGIKHPRWIKNR